A stretch of Aeromicrobium tamlense DNA encodes these proteins:
- a CDS encoding MFS transporter yields the protein MTTDPTAPPDGARTFAHVLTNTLVANVTTSFLWFALTFWVYLETRSVLATGVVGGAYMLMLALFAMLFGTLVDRHRKRDVLVGSSLVTMAAFLAAGVLYAWVGPEAIVDMTGPWFWLFSGIVLFGSVVESMRNIALSTLVTLLIPADRRDRANGLVGTVQGIAFIVTSVFSGLAIGQLGMGWTLVIANVLTVATVVHLAFVRIAEAHPSTSGEPTPKVDVRGALAAIALVPGLFALIVLTTFNNLVSGVFMALMDPYGLTLFSVEEWGLVFGFASTGFIAGGLVIARWGLGSNPLRTMLWVLVAMGVLNATFTLREWPWLCIAGIWLFLLIVPAVEAAEQTVIQRVVPFTSQGRVFGFAQAFESAAAPVTAFLVAPLAEFWIIPLLESEEGARQWEWLVGTGDARGIALIFFFAGLTMVALALAAFGTRSYRLLSERYREEAAADAADARPQA from the coding sequence ATGACGACCGATCCCACCGCGCCTCCCGACGGGGCGCGGACCTTCGCCCACGTCCTGACGAACACGCTGGTCGCCAACGTGACGACGAGCTTCCTGTGGTTCGCGCTGACGTTCTGGGTCTACCTCGAGACGCGCTCGGTGCTCGCCACCGGTGTCGTCGGCGGCGCCTACATGCTGATGCTCGCCCTGTTCGCGATGCTCTTCGGCACGCTCGTCGACCGCCACCGCAAGCGCGACGTCCTGGTGGGCTCGAGCCTGGTCACGATGGCGGCCTTCCTCGCGGCGGGCGTGCTCTACGCCTGGGTCGGTCCCGAGGCGATCGTCGACATGACCGGTCCCTGGTTCTGGCTGTTCTCCGGCATCGTGCTCTTCGGCTCGGTCGTGGAGAGCATGCGCAACATCGCGCTCTCCACCCTGGTGACCCTGCTGATCCCCGCCGACCGGCGCGATCGGGCGAACGGCCTGGTCGGCACGGTGCAGGGGATCGCCTTCATCGTCACGAGCGTCTTCAGCGGTCTGGCGATCGGCCAGCTCGGCATGGGCTGGACGCTGGTGATCGCGAACGTCCTCACGGTGGCCACGGTCGTGCACCTGGCCTTCGTGCGGATCGCCGAGGCGCACCCGTCGACCTCCGGCGAGCCGACGCCGAAGGTCGACGTCCGGGGCGCGCTCGCGGCGATCGCGCTGGTCCCGGGCCTGTTCGCGCTGATCGTCCTCACGACGTTCAACAACCTCGTCTCGGGCGTCTTCATGGCGCTCATGGACCCGTACGGTCTGACCCTGTTCTCGGTGGAGGAGTGGGGCCTGGTCTTCGGCTTCGCCTCGACGGGCTTCATCGCGGGCGGGCTCGTGATCGCGCGCTGGGGACTCGGCTCGAACCCGTTGCGCACGATGCTGTGGGTGCTGGTCGCGATGGGCGTGCTCAACGCCACGTTCACGCTGCGCGAGTGGCCCTGGCTGTGCATCGCCGGCATCTGGCTGTTCCTGCTGATCGTGCCGGCGGTCGAGGCGGCCGAGCAGACCGTGATCCAGCGCGTGGTGCCCTTCACGAGTCAGGGCCGGGTGTTCGGCTTCGCGCAGGCCTTCGAGTCGGCTGCGGCTCCCGTCACGGCCTTCCTGGTCGCGCCGCTCGCCGAGTTCTGGATCATCCCGCTGCTGGAGTCCGAGGAGGGCGCCCGCCAGTGGGAGTGGCTCGTCGGCACGGGTGACGCGCGCGGGATCGCGCTGATCTTCTTCTTCGCGGGGCTGACCATGGTGGCGCTCGCGCTCGCCGCGTTCGGCACGCGCTCGTACCGGCTGCTCTCCGAGCGCTACCGGGAGGAGGCGGCGGCCGACGCGGCCGACGCCCGTCCACAGGCCTGA
- the lepB gene encoding signal peptidase I → MPEEKRQLPLWQESILLVATALVLALIVKTFFFQAFYIPSDSMVPTMVKNDKLLVQKWSYWSGGPERGDIVVFRDPGNWLGGDVDESANVVQRGLEVVGLFPSGGHLIKRVIGVGGDRVVCCDAEGRTTVNGEPIDEPYLADQDVNADQTFDVKVPKGYLWVQGDNRGNSADSRAHLGEPGGGFIADEDVVGKAWLRVWPLNRFGTIPGTDAFDEVP, encoded by the coding sequence GTGCCTGAGGAGAAACGCCAGCTGCCGCTGTGGCAGGAGTCGATCCTCCTCGTCGCCACCGCCCTCGTCCTGGCCCTGATCGTCAAGACCTTCTTCTTCCAGGCCTTCTACATCCCGTCGGACTCGATGGTCCCGACGATGGTGAAGAACGACAAGCTGCTCGTGCAGAAGTGGTCGTACTGGAGCGGCGGACCCGAGCGGGGCGACATCGTCGTCTTCCGCGACCCGGGCAACTGGCTCGGGGGCGACGTCGACGAGTCCGCCAACGTCGTGCAGCGCGGCCTCGAGGTCGTCGGCCTGTTCCCGTCCGGCGGTCACCTCATCAAGCGCGTCATCGGCGTGGGCGGCGACCGGGTGGTCTGCTGCGACGCCGAGGGACGCACCACGGTCAACGGCGAGCCGATCGACGAGCCCTACCTGGCCGACCAGGACGTCAACGCCGACCAGACCTTCGACGTGAAGGTGCCGAAGGGCTACCTGTGGGTGCAGGGCGACAACCGGGGCAACTCGGCCGACTCGCGCGCGCACCTCGGCGAGCCCGGAGGTGGCTTCATCGCTGACGAGGACGTGGTCGGCAAGGCATGGTTGAGGGTGTGGCCGCTGAACCGCTTCGGGACGATCCCCGGGACCGACGCCTTCGACGAGGTCCCGTGA
- a CDS encoding YraN family protein has protein sequence MTYARNQALGAYGERVAADHLRRLGMVILARNWTCQHGEIDIVARDGDTLVVCEVKTRTTASHGTPLESVSDRKITMLRRSLSRWLDVHEVSPDGVRIDVVTVWVPRSGGPRVERIAGVA, from the coding sequence ATGACCTACGCACGGAACCAGGCGCTCGGCGCCTACGGCGAGCGCGTCGCCGCCGACCACCTGCGCCGCCTGGGCATGGTGATCCTCGCCCGGAACTGGACATGCCAGCACGGCGAGATCGACATCGTGGCGCGCGACGGCGACACGCTCGTGGTGTGCGAGGTCAAGACGCGCACCACGGCCAGTCACGGCACGCCGCTCGAGTCGGTCTCCGACCGCAAGATCACGATGCTGCGGCGGTCCCTCTCGCGCTGGCTCGACGTGCACGAGGTCAGCCCCGACGGCGTCCGCATCGACGTGGTCACGGTGTGGGTGCCGCGCAGCGGCGGACCACGCGTCGAGCGGATCGCTGGGGTGGCGTGA
- the rplS gene encoding 50S ribosomal protein L19 gives MTNVIDQIAAQSKRDDVPDFRAGDTLKVHVNIVEGNRSRVQLFQGVCIKVQGSGIGRTFTVRKVSFGVGVERTFPVHSPVIEKIEVATRGDVRRAKLYYLRNLRGKAAKIKEKREI, from the coding sequence ATGACGAACGTCATCGACCAGATCGCAGCGCAGAGCAAGCGCGACGACGTCCCCGACTTCCGCGCGGGCGACACCCTGAAGGTCCACGTCAACATCGTCGAGGGCAACCGCTCGCGTGTGCAGCTGTTCCAGGGCGTCTGCATCAAGGTGCAGGGCTCGGGCATCGGCCGGACCTTCACCGTCCGCAAGGTCAGCTTCGGCGTCGGCGTCGAGCGCACGTTCCCGGTTCACTCGCCCGTGATCGAGAAGATCGAGGTCGCCACCCGTGGCGACGTCCGTCGCGCCAAGCTGTACTACCTGCGCAACCTGCGCGGCAAGGCCGCCAAGATCAAGGAGAAGCGCGAGATCTGA
- the lepB gene encoding signal peptidase I — MTEQPRTRRRRLPRWLDALVLVAGTLALALLVRTFAFQVFVIPSSSMVPTLAKGDRIAVQKWSYRVGEPQRGDVVVFRDPGDWLGPLEPPAPWQRGLQAVGLFPQGGHLVKRVVGVAGDEVRCCDEAGRLMVNGEPVDEPYLADPAANVAQPFQVTVPRGRLWVQGDNRAASKDSRAHLDEAGGGFVDTDLVVGRVGTRIWPLDRIGRVAPTDAFDDVPAP; from the coding sequence GTGACCGAGCAGCCGAGGACGCGACGGCGCCGGCTGCCCCGGTGGCTCGACGCGCTCGTGCTGGTCGCCGGCACCCTGGCGCTGGCGCTGCTGGTGCGAACCTTCGCGTTCCAGGTCTTCGTCATCCCGTCGTCGTCGATGGTCCCCACGCTGGCGAAGGGGGACCGCATCGCCGTGCAGAAGTGGTCCTACCGCGTGGGCGAGCCGCAGCGTGGTGACGTGGTGGTGTTCCGCGACCCGGGCGACTGGCTCGGGCCCCTCGAGCCGCCGGCCCCGTGGCAGCGCGGGCTGCAGGCCGTGGGGCTGTTCCCGCAGGGCGGGCACCTCGTGAAGCGCGTGGTGGGCGTCGCCGGTGACGAGGTCCGCTGCTGTGACGAGGCCGGGCGCCTGATGGTCAACGGCGAGCCGGTCGACGAGCCCTACCTGGCCGACCCGGCGGCCAACGTCGCGCAGCCGTTCCAGGTCACGGTGCCGCGGGGCAGGCTGTGGGTCCAGGGCGACAACCGGGCCGCGTCGAAGGACTCGCGGGCCCACCTCGACGAGGCCGGCGGAGGCTTCGTGGACACCGATCTCGTGGTGGGCCGGGTCGGCACGCGGATCTGGCCGCTCGACCGCATCGGGCGGGTCGCGCCGACCGACGCGTTCGACGACGTTCCGGCCCCGTGA
- a CDS encoding SAM-dependent methyltransferase, with protein sequence MNDSHAMDPARADEVFAHWEEKYGSSEGVWSGHVNAALAHVAADLPAGTALDLGAGEGGDALWLAERGWEVTGIDISPTALSRAERAAERAGLSERVTWVAADLETWSCTREFDLVTASFLQSAVALDRGRILRTGADRVAVGGHLLVVAHAEAPPWAHDGDHDHHARMHFPTPEDDLKVLDLPPDEWTTVVADVRERTAFAPSGEEVVLRDGVLLLRRSA encoded by the coding sequence GTGAACGACTCCCACGCGATGGATCCCGCCCGAGCCGACGAGGTCTTCGCCCACTGGGAGGAGAAGTACGGGTCGAGCGAGGGCGTCTGGTCCGGTCACGTCAACGCGGCCCTGGCCCACGTGGCGGCCGACCTGCCCGCGGGCACGGCGCTCGACCTCGGCGCGGGGGAGGGCGGCGACGCCCTCTGGCTCGCCGAGCGGGGCTGGGAGGTCACCGGCATCGACATCTCGCCCACGGCGCTCTCGCGAGCCGAAAGGGCGGCCGAACGGGCCGGCCTGAGCGAGCGGGTCACCTGGGTGGCTGCCGACCTCGAAACCTGGTCCTGCACCCGAGAGTTCGACCTCGTCACGGCCTCGTTCCTGCAGTCGGCCGTGGCGCTCGACCGCGGCCGGATCCTGCGGACCGGGGCCGACCGGGTCGCGGTCGGCGGCCACCTGCTCGTGGTCGCGCACGCCGAGGCGCCGCCGTGGGCTCACGACGGCGACCATGACCACCACGCGCGGATGCACTTCCCGACGCCCGAGGACGACCTGAAGGTGCTCGACCTGCCGCCCGACGAGTGGACCACGGTCGTCGCCGACGTCCGGGAGCGCACGGCGTTCGCCCCCAGCGGCGAGGAGGTCGTGCTGCGCGACGGCGTGCTGCTGCTCCGACGCAGCGCCTGA
- a CDS encoding YifB family Mg chelatase-like AAA ATPase, protein MAAVHSIALDGLAGRPVEVEVDIASGLSATVVVGLADATVSEARNRVRSAVVNSGTSWPDTRVTINLAPSSLPKSGPHYDLAMGLGVFAAKAVVPPETLAGTVFLGELALDGRLRPVRGVLPATLAAADAGFEKVVVPESNVNEARLVPSITVVGVRSLRQVVAMLRGDEEPEDPPVPPLSEAGDGWSGVAPTGELDLTDVVGQDDACLATVIAASGGHHLLLTGPPGVGKTMLAQRLPALLPDLDPNDSLEVSALHSLAGVLPSDLPMLVRPPFLEPHHTASAAAVVGGGSRVVRPGAMSLAHHGVLFLDEAPEFASNVLEALRQPLESGQVVVSRAAQTAVFPARFQLVLATNPCPCGHAGSVMQRCECPAATRRRYADRLSGPIRDRIDIHRTLVEPTRRDLVSGLVTRPTTAELAGRVAEARLRQRTRLAGTPWRVNAAVPGVELRKAWPAATDATRLLEQQVRGHKVTPRSADRVLRLAWSIADLCEHSQPTIEDVQAALDLRRGSAIGGELLGLLEAA, encoded by the coding sequence ATGGCGGCCGTCCACTCGATCGCCCTCGACGGACTCGCCGGCCGTCCAGTCGAGGTGGAGGTCGACATCGCGTCCGGCCTGTCGGCCACGGTCGTCGTGGGCTTGGCCGACGCCACCGTGAGCGAGGCGCGCAACCGCGTGCGCTCCGCCGTGGTGAACTCCGGCACCTCATGGCCCGACACCAGGGTGACGATCAACCTCGCTCCGTCCAGCCTGCCCAAGAGTGGACCGCACTACGACCTCGCGATGGGGCTCGGGGTGTTCGCCGCGAAGGCCGTCGTCCCGCCCGAGACGCTCGCCGGAACGGTCTTCCTCGGCGAGCTCGCACTCGACGGGCGGCTGCGGCCCGTCCGTGGTGTCCTTCCGGCCACGCTCGCGGCCGCCGACGCCGGTTTCGAGAAGGTGGTCGTCCCGGAGTCGAACGTCAACGAGGCACGACTCGTCCCCTCGATCACGGTCGTCGGCGTGCGCTCCCTGCGACAGGTCGTGGCGATGCTGCGCGGCGACGAGGAGCCCGAGGATCCGCCCGTCCCACCCCTGAGCGAGGCCGGCGACGGCTGGAGCGGCGTCGCGCCGACCGGCGAGCTCGACCTCACCGACGTCGTCGGGCAGGACGACGCCTGCCTGGCCACGGTGATCGCCGCCAGCGGTGGTCATCACCTGCTGCTCACCGGGCCGCCCGGGGTCGGCAAGACGATGCTCGCGCAGCGGCTCCCGGCGCTGCTGCCCGACCTCGACCCGAACGACTCCCTCGAGGTCAGCGCGCTCCACTCGCTCGCAGGCGTCCTGCCGTCGGACCTGCCCATGCTGGTGCGACCGCCATTCCTCGAGCCGCACCACACGGCGAGCGCGGCGGCCGTGGTCGGTGGCGGCAGCCGGGTCGTCCGGCCGGGCGCCATGTCGCTGGCCCACCACGGGGTCCTCTTCCTGGACGAGGCGCCCGAGTTCGCCAGCAACGTCCTCGAGGCGCTGCGGCAGCCGCTCGAGAGCGGTCAGGTGGTGGTGTCGCGTGCGGCGCAGACGGCGGTCTTCCCGGCACGATTCCAGCTCGTGCTCGCCACCAACCCGTGCCCGTGCGGCCATGCCGGCTCGGTCATGCAGCGGTGCGAGTGCCCGGCCGCGACGCGACGCCGGTACGCCGACCGCCTGTCCGGGCCGATCCGGGACCGCATCGACATCCACCGCACGCTCGTCGAGCCCACGCGGCGCGACCTCGTCTCGGGCCTGGTGACCCGCCCCACGACCGCCGAGCTCGCCGGCCGGGTCGCCGAGGCCCGCCTCCGGCAGCGGACGCGACTCGCCGGCACGCCATGGCGCGTCAACGCGGCGGTCCCCGGCGTCGAGCTGCGCAAGGCCTGGCCCGCCGCGACCGACGCGACACGCCTGCTCGAGCAGCAGGTGCGGGGGCACAAGGTGACGCCCCGGTCGGCCGATCGGGTCCTGCGGCTCGCCTGGAGCATCGCCGACCTGTGCGAGCACTCTCAGCCGACGATCGAGGACGTCCAGGCGGCGCTCGACCTGCGGCGCGGGAGTGCCATCGGCGGCGAGCTCCTCGGACTGCTGGAGGCGGCATGA
- a CDS encoding ribonuclease HII yields the protein MSPAPSLRHERRLLREGRTALACSDEVGRGALSGPVTIGMVVVTEQTRTAPQGVRDSKLLTPAAREALVPKIRRWAPVHGVGHATPTEIDEYGIIAAMRLAGHRALAQLAVRPDAVLLDGNHDYLSIPEQAALFGPPGLADEVPPVTTMIKADMRCAAVAAASILAKTARDAIMVQLATEHPEYGWELNKGYSAPEHIAALAQHGPTLHHRRSWSLPGCGPVPDVAVAMTEAVV from the coding sequence GTGAGCCCCGCGCCGTCGCTGCGCCACGAGCGCCGCCTGCTGCGCGAGGGCCGCACGGCGCTGGCCTGCAGCGACGAGGTCGGCCGCGGCGCCCTCTCCGGACCCGTCACGATCGGCATGGTCGTGGTCACCGAGCAGACCCGCACCGCGCCCCAGGGCGTGCGCGACAGCAAGCTGCTCACCCCGGCAGCCCGCGAGGCGCTGGTGCCGAAGATCCGCCGATGGGCGCCCGTTCACGGCGTCGGTCACGCGACCCCCACCGAGATCGACGAGTACGGGATCATCGCCGCGATGCGGCTGGCCGGTCACCGGGCCCTCGCCCAGCTGGCCGTGCGGCCCGACGCGGTCCTGCTCGACGGCAACCACGACTACCTCAGCATCCCGGAGCAGGCTGCGCTGTTCGGCCCGCCCGGCCTCGCCGACGAGGTCCCGCCGGTCACCACGATGATCAAGGCCGACATGCGGTGCGCCGCGGTCGCGGCCGCCAGCATCCTGGCCAAGACCGCGCGCGACGCGATCATGGTGCAGCTGGCCACCGAGCACCCCGAGTACGGCTGGGAGCTCAACAAGGGCTACTCCGCGCCCGAGCACATCGCTGCGCTGGCGCAGCACGGTCCCACGCTGCACCATCGTCGCTCGTGGTCCCTGCCGGGCTGCGGTCCGGTCCCCGACGTGGCGGTGGCGATGACGGAGGCGGTGGTCTGA
- a CDS encoding DUF2469 domain-containing protein → MSAEDLERYENEMELSLYREYRDVVGIFKYVVETDRRLYLCNAVDVKVRSESGDAYFEVTMADAWVWDIYRPARFAKHVKVLTFKDVNVEELQDSDVKLPPA, encoded by the coding sequence ATGAGCGCTGAGGATCTCGAGCGGTACGAGAACGAGATGGAGCTCTCGCTCTACCGCGAGTACCGCGACGTCGTCGGCATCTTCAAGTACGTCGTCGAGACCGATCGCCGGCTGTACCTGTGCAACGCCGTCGACGTGAAGGTCCGCTCCGAGTCCGGCGACGCCTACTTCGAGGTCACGATGGCCGACGCCTGGGTGTGGGACATCTACCGCCCCGCGCGCTTCGCCAAGCACGTGAAGGTGCTGACCTTCAAGGACGTCAACGTCGAGGAGCTGCAGGACTCCGACGTCAAGCTGCCTCCGGCCTGA
- the dprA gene encoding DNA-processing protein DprA, producing the protein MTRSQSRTRLMLSLVAEPGDPRLVAWRERCDPVELWHAVVRGAPEIPDRWHAGAADAASRVDGVLRRADEVGARWVVPGSPAWPVALDDLDQVDGIGQVTGAPLGLWVRGGGDLTSIAAAPVAVVGARGSTTYGAEVASDIAADCADQGHAVVSGAAFGIDACAHRGALLGGGPTVAVMACGVDVEYPRTHAALLRRIAEEGLVISEFPPGAEPQRHRFLVRNRIIAALSVGVVVVEAARRSGSLNTLHWADLLGRTTMVVPGPITSQASCGTHLAVRDGKALLVTSGHDVLADTFGIVDADLPAIGPGARRVWLRLGAEPQPVEQLARALRLGTVPVLRALRELEHHDVVARDERGWRRETRVTNREGGVG; encoded by the coding sequence ATGACGAGGAGCCAGTCCCGCACCCGACTGATGCTGTCGCTCGTGGCGGAACCGGGTGACCCGCGGCTCGTCGCCTGGCGGGAGCGCTGCGACCCGGTCGAGCTGTGGCATGCGGTCGTCCGTGGCGCCCCGGAGATCCCCGATCGCTGGCACGCCGGCGCTGCGGACGCCGCCAGTCGCGTGGACGGGGTGCTGCGGCGCGCCGACGAGGTCGGCGCCCGCTGGGTGGTCCCGGGCTCGCCCGCGTGGCCGGTCGCGCTCGACGACCTCGACCAGGTCGACGGCATCGGGCAGGTCACCGGTGCCCCACTGGGGCTGTGGGTGCGCGGCGGGGGAGACCTGACCTCGATCGCCGCGGCTCCGGTGGCGGTGGTGGGGGCTCGCGGCTCCACCACCTACGGCGCGGAGGTCGCCAGCGACATCGCGGCCGACTGCGCCGACCAGGGGCACGCCGTCGTGAGCGGAGCCGCGTTCGGCATCGACGCCTGCGCCCACCGCGGGGCGCTGCTCGGCGGCGGGCCGACGGTGGCCGTGATGGCGTGCGGCGTGGACGTCGAGTACCCGCGCACGCACGCGGCCCTCCTGCGCCGCATCGCCGAGGAGGGGCTCGTCATCAGCGAGTTCCCACCCGGCGCCGAGCCGCAGCGCCACCGCTTCCTCGTGCGGAACCGGATCATCGCGGCGCTCAGCGTGGGCGTGGTGGTCGTCGAGGCCGCACGACGCAGCGGCTCGCTCAACACCCTGCACTGGGCCGACCTCCTCGGCCGGACGACGATGGTCGTCCCCGGACCGATCACGTCGCAGGCCTCGTGCGGCACCCATCTCGCGGTGCGCGACGGCAAGGCGCTGCTCGTGACGTCGGGGCACGACGTCCTCGCGGACACCTTCGGGATCGTCGACGCCGATCTGCCCGCGATCGGTCCGGGAGCGCGCAGGGTGTGGCTCCGGCTCGGTGCCGAGCCCCAGCCCGTCGAGCAGCTGGCTCGGGCGCTGCGCCTCGGCACCGTCCCGGTCCTGCGGGCCCTGCGCGAGCTCGAGCACCACGACGTGGTGGCACGGGACGAGCGCGGATGGCGACGCGAGACGAGGGTGACGAACCGTGAGGGAGGGGTAGGTTGA